GATATGTGTGCAGCCCTTGTCGGAAGCCTTGGACTTGTCCCGAGCGCCAATATAGGGAAAAAATACGCTTTTTTTGAGCCTGTGCATGGGAGTGCGCCTGACATTGCAGGAAAAGGAGTTTCAAACCCTATTGCGGCAATCCTCTGCGTGAAAATGCTGCTCGAATGGATGGGTAAACCTGAAGCTCTGCTTATTGATGATGCAATAGCCTGTGTTCTTCAGAAGAAGATCATAACCCCTGACCTTGGAGGCGGGGCAAGCACGGCGGAAGTCGGTCATAAGGTTGCGAAATATGTAACGCAGAACCTTAAACAGTAATCTGAATAATTCATATCAAAAGATTTTAAAAAATTTAGAGCCTTGGAAGATGACTGTTTCTGTCCTTCGCAGGCTCTCCAGATTCATTTTCCGGTACTGGGTTATTGATTTTCTTTTGTTTCTTAATTTTTACTTTCCTGCTTCTGCTCCAATACAAGCTCAACAACTGTGGTTTCTTTCTGGAATTGCTCACTCCTGTTCAATCCCACCTGAACTTTCTGAACATCTTCTCTAAAAAATTCAAAGTGTTCATAGTACTGTGCTCTCTCAACAAGATATTCAAAGTATTCTTCCATAATGTTCCCTTTCCCATACAGTACTTCAGCTTCATGTCTTATAAATATTTGTGAGTTTCTCCTCAATTCTACTAAAAAGATTTATAGTGCCAGCAATAATAATTTTTTAGAAGAATTCTGTGAGGAACGTGAATGAACAAAAAAAATCTTATAATCTTCTTAATTCTTTTATCAGTTACTTTCTTTTCCGGCTGCACTGGTTTCACTGGTAACTTTTCCGAAAAATCGGGCAATATTGAGAGTATTGAGGACTCTGGCTCAGGTATTTGCGGGAACGACTCTGAAGTACTCTACCAAGTCTCAACAATCGACGCCCTGCTCCAGGGAGTTTACGATGGGGTTCTACCTGTTGCAGAACTTGAAACCCATGGAGACTTTGGTATAGGAACCTTTGACGGGCTCGAAGGTGAAATGCTCGCCCTCAATGGCAGTTACTACCAAATAAAAACAGATGGAATTGCCTATCCTGTATCCGGAGAAATGACAACTCCTTTTGCCACTGTCACTTACTTTGAAGCCGATGAAAGTTTCCGGCTTGAGGAGCCTGCAAACCTTACCGAGCTTGAAGCCTTTCTTGATCTTAACCTGCCTTCAGAAAATCTCTTTTACGCAGTTCGGGTTGACGGAGATTTCTCTTACATAAAAGCACGGAGTGTACCCAGACAGGAAAAACCTTATCCGAAACTGGCGGATGCGGTATCCACCCAGTCTGTCTTTGAATTTGAAAATATAAGCGGCACATTGGTAGGGTTCAGGACTCCTGAATATGTGAAAGGTGTAAACGTGCCGGGATATCACCTTCACTTTATTACAGAGGATAGAAGCGCAGGCGGGCACGTCCTGGATCTTGAGATGGAAAGCGGAGATGCTGCCCTGGATATTACCAGTGCATTTTTTATGGAACTTCCTGCCAGCGGAGACTTCTATAACGTGGAGCTAGGTCAGGATCTTCAGGCTGATATGGAAAAAGTTGAGAAATGATCTCAAGCTTCCATTTTCATATTTTTTTCCTTCATTTATTTGAAGAAACTTTCCCTGCCCATTTTATTTTTGTCTTTTTCTACGCTCGTTAATAATTTGATTTTTTCCCCTCACTCCCTTTTTATTTTTATGCTTTTCTCCTTACTTCTTCTTAATCTAATTTACGTTTTTCCCTTATTTCGTCTTGTAAATTTTTCGGTCTGTTATCTCTGTTTTATTTGTTAGTTATGCTTTAGTTTTTCTATTTTTTTCTTTATTTTTTCCATTTTCTTATGATTTTTTTGTTGAGAAGTGAATCTCAACATTCCGCCTGTTTAGAGATTTTGCAGCTTTTACTATCCTGATGTGTAGTTCCAGACACACTGTTCAAAATTATTAATTCATTTACAGTCTTACACGTTTGATACTGAAACTTTCATCTTCAGGTTCATTCCCGATATATCCCCAAATTTTTCGGAAATGTCTGTATATCTGAAACTTTCAAACTGCTCATAGTACTGAGCACGTTCAACAAGTCCTTTGAATATCTCTTCCATTGTATTCACCTCTATTCCCAAAAACTACTTCTGTATTTATTAATTTCAGCCAAGTAGGGTGAAAGTATTTTTTGGCAGAGTGCTGGGACTGTAGGTTTCAAAATTTATGTGGCTATTACGCCTGAAAATATCTCCTAAAATCATCTGAGAAACTACAGAATGTTTTCAAAAAAACAAAATTAACTAGAAATTTTTAACTCCCGAATTACTGGTGGAGGAATCCTATATTGCGGTATTTAAAAACGATTCGAAAACTAAAAAGTTTTTTTCAGCAAGGAAAATATTTTTTGTCTACGCTGCTCAAAGGTATTTAGAAAAAAATAAACGAAAAGTCGTAGAGAGTTTTGTCATTACCCTTTTGAAACAGGTGCAAGTTACTCTCCAAGTTTTCCGCATTTCTCCAGTTCTCTTTTTCTGTTTTTCTTATTTTTACAGACCTATATATTTTTCAAGTCTGCATGCGGAACTGAGTGACATCTTCAAGGTAGCTGTCAATTATCTCATAGTGACCTCTTTCATACTTTGACAGCATCTGGAAGAAATTTCTCTGATTTTCGTCTTCGGCTCTTTTTGCCAGCTCTGAATAAAAGTCTTCACTTTTTCTTTCATGCCTCATGGCTGCGAGAAGAATGCCTGCATCTCCAAGGGTGATCTCTCCCCCTTTTGTCCGGGCTGGATCGAACTCAGGACTGAAAGACTGCCCACTGGGGACCTCCGTACTAATCGTGGGCAGTTCTTTCTTATCGCGATATCCTTCGAGATAACCTAGATGCTTTACTTCCTCGCCTGCAAGATGCTCATAAAGTTCCTTAAATTTTGGGTTTTCCATTAAGGCAGCCTGCTGCATGTAAAAGTCCCTTGCTTCTTTTTCCCTTTCTATTGCCAGAGCTATGGCTTCTTCAATTCCTTTTAGATTTTTTACTTCTTCTACTGTATCCTGATATGCGCTTTTCATATCTTTTACCCCCGATAACTTCTTTTTTCAGAATTCTCTGATTTTTAATCCTTTTGAATCTCAGTTTCTTTCTTAGCTTTACGTTTCTTTTGTTCTTTAACTTTCAGGGTTATATCTTCAGAAGGCCGTTCAAGTCCGAATATATCATAAATGTCATAGGGACTGGCAATTACGGTTATATTTTCCATCTGCGCAAGTTTTTCCGAGTTCGTAACATCCACTTCGCGCATACTCAATTCAAACGCTCTCCCGCTGGGTGCGGCAGTTTTTACAGTTCCCCTTTTCTGGTCTACAGGCAGGATGAAAATAGGCGTTTTTCCTTTTGCTGTCTGGGAAACTGCATTCGTGACAAGAGTATCTGCAATTCCGTACACGATCTTTGCCACCGTATTTGCAGTTGCAGGGGCTATGAGCAGGAAATCATAATATCCCATCTGCAGTGGGCCTGCAATGAAAGGAGAATTGGGGCCTGCATCTACTTTGAAGTTCGGGAAATCGTTCTGAATTTTGTCCCACAGGTGATACCATTTCATAACGGTTTCGCCCTCTTTGGACAGGAAAACCATTGTTTCAACACCTGTTCGTTCCTTAATGTCTACCAGAACGCTATAGGTCTCAATCATCTGGTCTCCAGAACCTGTAATTCCCCATGCTATGCGTTTAACTTGTTTGCCTAACGATTCTACCAAAATAACACCCTCCTTGAAGTTTTTATCCAATCGTTAATGGTTTATTATTGTGATTACCTTACTTTTAATAGAATTTCTGAATTCTGGCCTCAATTCCAATCTTGCTGATTTACTGCTTACTTGCCCCTTCCTTCGGCAGTTCCGGTTTCTGAGCTTCAGGCTCCTCTACGGAAGTAGCTCTCTTCACTAACTGGGCTGTCTGGATAAGCTTTTTAAGGGTTCTTCTAAGGCTTCGCATGCCTTCCGAATCTTCTGAGACTCCTTCCGCGCCCTTATCCTTTGACCAGAAGGTCCCTCCCAGGTTTGCCCCGAAGGAACCTCCTCCAACAGGGATCATCTCATTAATTATGTAAAAAGTATGAATTGTCTGGATAGCAGCCTCCTGCCCGCCTATCCTGTCTCCTCCGTCTGCGATCCCCATTCCAACCTTGTTCAAAAAGACCTTAGGGTCTTTTGCAACGACAGCTCTGCAGCGGTCCATGATTGTTTTCGTCTGGGCACTCAAGGTCCCCTGATAGACAGGAGTGCCTATAATCCAGGCATCTGCCCAGATCATTTTATCGTATAACTCAGCCGAAATATCGTCTTTATGAATACATCCTTCTTTTTTTCTAATGCAGAAATCACAGTGGATGCAGAAGTTTAACTTTTTTCCTTTGGATGAAAAATATTCTGTTTCTGCACCATACTTCTCCTTTGCAATTTTCAGGGCTTCCTGAACCAGATAATTGGTTGCCATGTTCCTGGGACTTCCCGATACTCCCAGAATCCTTATCGGTTTGGTTTCGGTCTCCTGCATGTCCCCTCTCCTGTATTTCTTATACAAATTAAGAGTCTGCCAAATCAGGTGTCTGTTTGAATCCAAGCATCTGTTTTAATATTCCTATATGATATTGTTTTAAGGGCAATAATCTTATGCCTGAACGGTTTTAACCCTGATTTTTCACTTTTGTCTTCTTTTTGCCTTTCTTTTTACCTCTTACGTCTTCTGAAAGCAATACCCAGAGAGAGGGCGATAATAGCCCCTATTGTTCCAAACCCCGGAGTCGAGGTTTTTTCTTCTTCAGGGTACGTTGCCATTTCAATTACAGGTACTGTATAGGCTCTTTCTCCGAAAAGCTCGTCAATATGCTTCTGAGGGGCAGATCTGTAGTGAAGAACAGCCTTTGTATTGATAGGATTCGAGGCATTTTCAGGCATTATGAATGAAAGATTCTCAATTACGGATTCTTTCGGGCCTATCCTGTTGTCAGAAAGAATAGATTCTGCTTCCCATAACTTAACTGTGGGCTTTCCCTCTGAATCTGCAAAAACCGTATGGTATACTGTTGTTTCAGGGTCGATTTTTCCTTCGCTGTCAAGAGCGCCTGAATGATAA
The genomic region above belongs to Methanosarcina horonobensis HB-1 = JCM 15518 and contains:
- the budA gene encoding acetolactate decarboxylase — encoded protein: MNKKNLIIFLILLSVTFFSGCTGFTGNFSEKSGNIESIEDSGSGICGNDSEVLYQVSTIDALLQGVYDGVLPVAELETHGDFGIGTFDGLEGEMLALNGSYYQIKTDGIAYPVSGEMTTPFATVTYFEADESFRLEEPANLTELEAFLDLNLPSENLFYAVRVDGDFSYIKARSVPRQEKPYPKLADAVSTQSVFEFENISGTLVGFRTPEYVKGVNVPGYHLHFITEDRSAGGHVLDLEMESGDAALDITSAFFMELPASGDFYNVELGQDLQADMEKVEK
- a CDS encoding ferritin-like domain-containing protein; the protein is MKSAYQDTVEEVKNLKGIEEAIALAIEREKEARDFYMQQAALMENPKFKELYEHLAGEEVKHLGYLEGYRDKKELPTISTEVPSGQSFSPEFDPARTKGGEITLGDAGILLAAMRHERKSEDFYSELAKRAEDENQRNFFQMLSKYERGHYEIIDSYLEDVTQFRMQT
- the afpA gene encoding archaeoflavoprotein AfpA, with the translated sequence MVESLGKQVKRIAWGITGSGDQMIETYSVLVDIKERTGVETMVFLSKEGETVMKWYHLWDKIQNDFPNFKVDAGPNSPFIAGPLQMGYYDFLLIAPATANTVAKIVYGIADTLVTNAVSQTAKGKTPIFILPVDQKRGTVKTAAPSGRAFELSMREVDVTNSEKLAQMENITVIASPYDIYDIFGLERPSEDITLKVKEQKKRKAKKETEIQKD
- a CDS encoding flavodoxin family protein, with product MQETETKPIRILGVSGSPRNMATNYLVQEALKIAKEKYGAETEYFSSKGKKLNFCIHCDFCIRKKEGCIHKDDISAELYDKMIWADAWIIGTPVYQGTLSAQTKTIMDRCRAVVAKDPKVFLNKVGMGIADGGDRIGGQEAAIQTIHTFYIINEMIPVGGGSFGANLGGTFWSKDKGAEGVSEDSEGMRSLRRTLKKLIQTAQLVKRATSVEEPEAQKPELPKEGASKQ